The Euleptes europaea isolate rEulEur1 chromosome 7, rEulEur1.hap1, whole genome shotgun sequence genomic sequence TGTGAACGGTTACTTTTGCCATGGGTTTCCTGGCCTCTTAAATTCTTCACTAGAGCCTTTTAAAGCTACAAGTCTCCACCGCCCCCATAACTTTCAAATAACACTGAAAGAGTACAAATGAGAAACAAACCAGTGTGTGCCATACTAGACTACCACAATAAACAGCCCGCTTCTACCGGAAGTGACCGGATACAAAGGAAGATCCCTATCCTGCTCAAAAGAGCCTCTGAAACCTTCTCTGAGTCAAGCATCTATTAAACAGCTGTGCCCTTCTGCTCCTTCCCCTCCAAGGTTCCAAAGGCCCAGATTTGCTATTGCCAGCTTTATCTTTCAGACCAACAGGGTACAAAGAGGGCTGGCAGACTTATTACTGTAACTGCACTGCCCTAGTGAATACCCTTGACTGCTTGCCTACCGTTCATTGGCTGGCCAACAGAAACATTCAAATACTGAACATTCTGTTAGAATTGTCTTGACAGCTGACAAGTAACAGAGCACTTATTTCATGAAAGGGGACATCAGAATTCTCTGGTCAAATTCTGGATGCATTAAAAATCTGCAGGAAAAGCTAACTGGAGTTGCATTTCATCGTTTTCAGCACTTACCATTTTATCTAGGTGTTCAATGGACCTATAAATCTCTCCTTGAGACTCATCATAGTAACTGTATCTGAACCGCTGACCTTAAGACAAAAGTTGTGGCACATAAGTAATGAAACATCTAACAGGTGGCAAAGATGAAATAAGTAAGTACAAAAGCCGTTAAGCAGACAGCGAAACAATTTTGTAACGATCTCTTATAGCAAACTTCACTCTTTACATTGTAATTTCATAGAATAATGCCAAATGAGAAATTTGCTACCAGCTCCACAGAAATACAGTAAGGCCCTACGATTAATGCTTACTAGTTATTTCTACAGTAAAATCTAGAATAAAAGCTCTTGGGGCAGAGATTTGTCGTCTGTTGCTATTATGAAATCATCACATACGCTGTTGGCACTGTACAAATAGTACTCAAAATACCAGAAATATACTCAAAATACACAATCACCACCACTTGTAAGAAATGCAGAGCTCTTCAATAGTGACTGAAACGCCTTCACTGAGAACATGGGACACTTTAAAATGGTACAGAAACCACCACCACTCCCAACCCAAAAACCTGGTTTGCATCTACAGGCATCTTCACCGGCCTTGCGATTCTAACTTCCGTAGACACTACCAAACATGACCAACATGACTTGCAACGCAAGCTTCTGGAAACTTCTATGATCCTTTACCACCCACAAATAACTGAGGGAAACATTCTTACATCTGTTTGCAAAGGAAACATTTTACCAAGCTGAAAAAACATGCCTTTTAGACAATAATTTTCTGGAATTGCCAAATTTAATTTTAGCTTTCTGTAGAACGTGTGGGTTTGTCAAACCAAAACGTATTTCAAGTTGCCTATTTTAAATATGTGCCTACAGCCAGCTCTTTATAGCCAATAACAACTTACCCCAATGGCAGAAGTCTGAGGAAACCACAAAGAGATTACAAGGATCTGCTAAATATTTACTGAAGAGTTTTCCAAATTCCTGCTCTTTTGTCTCACTCAGTGCCCCGACCAATACAGGAACGATGGTAAACTCATCCTTATGgcttaagaaaaacaaaaacacttaTATTTATAAAGGTCCAGGAAATGATCCTGTCACAAGCAGCAAACTTTACGTGCAAAAAAACGGTTTCATGTTATGATATTTAAGTTCAAAATTCCGCATAAAAGCTAGGCCCAGAAACCTTCATAAGACATCCTCAGCAGCAACCCAAAAGGTCTTCTCAGTTTAACTGACAAGGCTTATTTTGAGTGTGTTCAGGTTTGCTGGAAAGATTTTCGTTTCCTGCTAGATTATCAGTAAGTGTGAACGGGTAGCCTCTGCCTAGACTTTGGTCACTCactaatgcttagggttgccaacctccaggtactagcagatctcccgctattacaactgatctccagccgacagagatcagttcccctggagaaaatggccgctttggccatgggaatctatggcattgaagtccctccccgaaccctgacctcctcaggctcccccccaaaaaaaccccgctggtggcgaagagggacctggcaacgctactaaTGCCTGACTTGAATTACCTTCCTGTGCATGGTTATTCATTGTGACTGACTGCCTTACTGCTTTCTCTTATTGGTTAAAAGAACAGACTCAGCTAATCCAATTTCAATACACCTCAAATGCCTAAGTTTGCCTTTCTTGTTAGAGGAACACCAAACACAAAAGTTAcctaataccttttattaggaccaaccaaaatgctGCAAGTGTTGGAATTCTTTGATGGTTAGTCACAATGGATATACCTGGAATGCACCTTCCAGTTTCTGTAACTTGGAGAAGACACAGGGCTGAGGCTATCTCAGAAATGATCTGAGATCAAGGACTACACCTCTGAAAGTATAGCTACCTGAATTTCTACTTGGCACTAAGCTGCACGGaaatattttcttctgttttcatgccTGCTATTTTACAAGTTTTCTGCTTTGCACATAAAGCTgtcttctgctgagtcagacgtTTGGTCTgtcagggtcagtactgtctactttggctggcaacagctctccagggtctcaggtcttccaCTTCgcctactacctaatcctttttactggagatgctgggggctgaacctgggaccatctgcatgcaatgGTCCTTCTGTCTTTTTAAATGCCATGCAAGTTCGATTTGCCTTTTACACCAAGCTATCTTCCTTTCAGACCATAAGTCACAATACCAATACTGTATGTTGTTTTGTCTTGGCATCAAAAGCAGACACCCCAAGAATGGCAACTTCAACACTGTACTTTGGAAAAGTGTTGTGTACCATCACACACATTGCTTCAGGGTATTTCAGCCACTGAAGAAGTGCTGCcttatgtttagggttaaggacAGAATGTTTTGCATGGAAGACTGAGATTCAATTATTCTCTCAACACTTCCATTTAATAAAACCACACTGCtctttgttttgcagttctcattGACATACAGGTAAATATGAGAAAATATGGGAAGCTTCTAAATTCTACAATTATATTAAGTTATGCAAACTTGGATAGTGCCTCATTTTGACTTTTGCTAGAAAAAGAGGCAGGAAACACAGTACAATAAATATAGGACTATGTATGCAGCTTTTCAACAGTCAGAATACCTTTCCATGGCTTTAGCAGTATAAGGCAAATGCATTTCAATACTGTGTTCATCTTCATCTGTTTGCAGAGACATGCGTTCAAACATTCCAGTCTTCCATAGATCTGCATAAACTGAAAAGCTGGACATATTAgttttacaaaaaaacaacaacaaaaaaaaaactacaaaagCAAATAGATGTGACAACTGAGCGAAAAGTTCTCATTTGCACTGTAAACTTTAGGTTAAGTGCATTCTGATCTGAAACTAGGACCAAGTACATAGCCTCAACATAGTATCACTACAGAATGTGTTAAGAGACCATTGCCTGAAGGCTGTTTGGAAGAATGCAAGATTTGTGCACTGACATACACATGGGCTCCAGAGTAATTTATTAAAATTAGGAGAACATTATCAATAAAACTTACTGTTGGCATCTACAAAATATTCTTACTATCTTCCTGGTCAGGAATAAAACATGTGAAAATTCAAAACTGTGGAAATGTCTTAAAAAGTTACAATCATTACATTTCTTCTATGTACATTTTAATAGCAAACTTCTCTTAAAAACTGCAGCAAAATATACGACCCCCATTAGTGAATAGCATGTTTGTCAATCACAGATAGGCAGTTCGTATAAGCATAGAATTACAACAGGCTTTCCCCCCTACAGTTCTACTAGTAGGAAAATAGGATTCTGGTGTGACTGGGCATAAAGACAGAATTATGGTTACCACAAAGTTATTTGTGGTACCGGGTTCTCAAACAGATGGTAATGATTGGTTGCTCTAGAGAAGTAACTTAGGTATGATACAGCAGCATGCAGCCCGCAGCACACCCCAGGCTACTGCATTATATTTCAAGCAGCCATCTTCAAGAGTCTGTTCAATTCACACATAACATTCCCTTCTGTCAGAAATCAAGCTTCAGGCATCGAAGTGAATTTCCCAGAAaaattaaaatgagaaaacttCCTGGAAAGTTTTAAGATGCTCTAACTAGAATGTGATCTGACTTCGCATGTTTATTTTGACTTCTATTTTATAAACCACATTTTTTAAAGTACCTCATCTTAATTTTGTATATTTGTAGGAAGTCTTATACTCTGTGAGACACCAATTGAATAGGATGAAGTGTGACAGAGGAAGTGTTACTAGAGAAATTCTAAACAATGCCCTTGCTTAAATAACAATCAAGCTTAGCAGCTCCTTCAGCGACATAGTCTACTTTAAGCAATCAGTCGAAAGTCTGAAAGTACCATAATTTTCACATGAAAGTTAAGATTCAAAGAAGAATAATTAATATCTTCCAAAAGCTAGTATTGCCCCTGTACAATAACAGTCGGTACTGTATTATGCAGTTACCCTTTTGATCAATTCGCAGATCATATAGAGGGGTTCTATATATATCCACACTGGAAAGTGCACATCGGGAAAGGGGCACATGATGTGAAGGCCCAAGAATGAAGATTCTCCGTCTATAATGATAATAGGAAAGATGCAAGATTAGCGATAGCCCATATGCACTCCACAGAAAACTACCATTCAATGTTTACCATGCCTAACCTCCATGGTTCTATTATcttgcaaaatgtgcaaaacagaactgttcaagAGGGCTTTCTTTTAGAAGGAGCAAAGCTGGAGTGTGATGGTTCAAGCTCAGGAGGGGACTTTTGTTAGGGGAAAAGTCTTTCCTACACTGATTGTTCTGTTGTCTTAAACAGATATGTTTGCATGGGTAGTATGGGTTTTTCTCCCTGTTCTACAGTCCTAGCCCAACTGCATTTTTTGTCTTACTGGGAATCTCTGCTGTTAAGATTCAAATGTTATcgtatcttttatttttatttattactaGTTTTATATCCCGCTCTATTTCCCGGCCGGAGCCGGGCTCAGAACAGCTaataatcataaaacataatacatGTGTATATATGGTGGATACCATTGCTTTCCTCGACAATATGCCTGGCGaaacatcttggtcttacaggccctgcagaactgggcaaggtcttttaaaatggaaataagAAAGACATTTAAACCAGCTCCCCACCCCCTGGGAAGAGCCACTTGCTTCTCACCTAGGTAGTGGCTACCACAAACCGTCTAATGGTGTAGTCACCACTTCACAAAAACATATAATATAGAACAAAGAGGAGACTTGTGAGGGGGAGAAACCGATTCTCTTGTAACAGGCTTGCTGATtgactgaatttttaaaatcataatctgccttgggtcccagtgagaaagcaaaaataataataataataataaatgcagAGGTTTATGGTTTCATGATCATTAATGCTCACATTTTCATATGTAGGTAAACTTTATTTTCCAATTGCTGCTACATTTGAGCAAAAGGGTTCACAAAGGAATAGGACAGAATCAGGATGACCTGCCTTTGATGCATTCCTTCCTACTTTCCATGGGTGTCTTTACAGCAAGATTGCACAGGAGCTGCTGAATCAcaaagggtgtgtatgtgtgtttatgaATGAATCTGGGTTCCACAACGGGCACTGCAATTCTAAATGTGTTAGTACAAGCAAGGGAGCAGAACTGATGTGACAAAATCACCCCACCCACTTAAGAACTGTTTCGTGTACATGTACTATGTGTTTAGATGTCTATGGTCGGGCGTCCATACACTGCAGCACCCTGCTGGCAATGGCAATACAAGACTGGCAGAGAATGCGTGTTGGTGTAAAAATCAAGCAGTGTTTATGTTGGCGTTAGGACTTTAAAGCATTAACCCACACTCATGTTTCTTGCAAAACACACTGTCCCTCAGATGCACAATTCAAACCTGTCCCTCTCTCCCAACGGACTCTATGACAGCAGCAAGCAACTTCAATTATATTTACACTTTTGCTCTGAGAAACTCAGCGTGTCTTTTATTTAAAATCATCTCCTGCAAACTTGGAGCCAGGATCAAGATCTTACTTGATATAACAACCTTCTAATGTTACTTACGTGATCGAAGGATCCACTTGTTTATAAGCGTGAGCTGCACAAGACCCACAGTAAGTGTAACCTGCATGTCTAATAAAAAAGAGGACTTTGCTTAACATTTACTCCTTGGGTCTAACAAAAACCACCAAGATACTGTGTGATTTTtccgtcaagtcacggctgacctggtgcgaccccatagagttttcaaggcaagagacattaagaggtggcgtgccattgcctgcctctgtgtgggctgagagagttctgagagaactgtgactggcccaaggacacccagcaggcttcatgtggaggagtgggggaatcaaacccagttctccagattagagtccgccgctcttaaccactacaccacactggctctcaccaagaTATTAATGGTCTGTATAGAGAAGAACTGTTATGGAAGAATTAACAATCATACACCTGACAGACACCCGAAACACAACTGGTTCACTGACCATCAAGGAGCCGCTTCCTTCCTTACCTATCCACATGCAAATATAACTTGGGAAGATTATGAACAAGACAAAGAAGTGGCTTCAAGAATTTCTTTGTAGTATTATTTTACACCCAATAATAAGCACCTCCTCCCTTCAGCAATTGGGGGAGGAACTTGAAATGAAGATATTCACACATTCAGAACTAGGATAGTGAATGCAGGCACTGACTTTAGTCCAAGTTGTCAGTGACCAGACAGCCACAGCCAACACTACATTGTAATATCACTTCTCAAAAGAAAAAGACCTATTTtagaaaatggccctggagcacCAATTGATCAGGGCAGTGAACAGGAAAAAATAAGGTGGGTGGACTAAGACCATTTGGGGGCTTCCCTGAAAACACCAATGTCACATCAAAAATGGCTAAGCATGAACATCTGGGCACCATTTTAAAATGctcaatacattaaaaaaaataaaacttacgGTGCAATAATGGCTCTAGCAGGTCTTTTTGTAGACTGTACTTGAGAAAGCCAACCTTCTAGTTGCGCACTCAGCTGAGGTCCTGCAAAGAGAGGTGGATTTGAATAGGACAGCACCAAATATTTGGTATGTCAGGACAGAAAAGCTAcattacagttttttttaaaaaaagcagtagggctgttgacaAGCTGCTTTGAGCCCTGCCTTATTTTTATTCATTACCTGTATTAGCACCTGACCTATTTCAATCAACAAGAAAGCATCTCAAGAGCATGATCTGTTAAgggcagaagaatacaaaaaagggggaaagaccaCGTGCTGTAATAAAATGGGTGAgaatattacttatttatttgcattatttacagcccattcttaaGCTTTTGGTGGCAGGGGATGGCATGAACGAGGTGCCGCCGCAatgcctcctaacccgtttcccggctgccgaaagccttaaaaaagccttttacaggctttttaaagtttaaatggggcaaaatgccccatagagaataatgaGGCTgagcctgcaaaatagcagttgCAGAACCGCCATTCTTGGCACTGGCATCCAGGGCCAAAAGGGAACAgagagctgcctacaggcagctccgccccccagcacGCCAGCGTGGGCCTTTATGCCGGTGGAAAGCCCAGGTGGTGTCCCTGGGTggccatggcagtgccaggagaccggtgcctgggcctccccaccagcattggggccactcacggcagcataagtagcccaggtgccagcacagggggcccccaacaccagcgcagccccttcctggcctcctgaggacctTCGTCCTcggagttcaggaatgggctgttaaagtcCATCACtcattgggactcaaggcagattacacagagtgagtcaaagCAATCAACGAGATGGGACATTCAACAATgagataggattagggttgcaaaGCCAAAGAGAAGTctaaaagcagaactgaagcaaagcgtaAGAGTTAACATTAAATGACATAAAATTACACAacgggatccaacccactgcaaaCTATCCACaatagtacagaccacagtccccaataatgtatccaagtaactttgtgaagccttttcTGTAGAGGTACCCTATTGCCtacgtagaaaagccctcttaaataattcagttttgcatagtttgcagaaagccaggagagtgggggccttcctgacctcctcaggcaggccattccacaaggcaggggcCATAATGG encodes the following:
- the MEMO1 gene encoding protein MEMO1 yields the protein MSNRVLCREASHAGSWYTASGPQLSAQLEGWLSQVQSTKRPARAIIAPHAGYTYCGSCAAHAYKQVDPSITRRIFILGPSHHVPLSRCALSSVDIYRTPLYDLRIDQKVYADLWKTGMFERMSLQTDEDEHSIEMHLPYTAKAMESHKDEFTIVPVLVGALSETKEQEFGKLFSKYLADPCNLFVVSSDFCHWGQRFRYSYYDESQGEIYRSIEHLDKMGMSIIEQLDPVSFSNYLKKYHNTICGRHPIGVLLNAITELQKNGANMSFSFLNYAQSSQCRNWQDSSVSYAAGALMVH